The Sulfurovum riftiae genome has a window encoding:
- a CDS encoding type II toxin-antitoxin system RelE family toxin, which produces MIYDLDFKPEALKEWNKLNSTIRTQFKKKLKERLANPRVSKDKLSGYENVYKIKLRSIGYRLAYAVQDEEVVVLVLSVGKRENNQVYNTLRNRK; this is translated from the coding sequence ATGATTTATGATCTTGATTTCAAGCCGGAGGCTCTGAAGGAGTGGAACAAGTTAAACTCTACTATCAGGACTCAATTTAAAAAGAAACTAAAAGAGCGACTTGCAAATCCAAGGGTTTCAAAAGATAAGCTGAGCGGTTACGAGAATGTCTACAAAATCAAGTTGAGGAGTATAGGTTACAGACTTGCTTACGCGGTACAAGATGAAGAGGTGGTGGTATTGGTACTCAGTGTGGGCAAAAGGGAAAACAATCAGGTTTATAACACTCTGAGAAATAGAAAATAA
- a CDS encoding phenylacetate--CoA ligase family protein yields the protein MNFATLLFLTKYSIAKRGAIRDFKQALKNQYLPPKDLASLNWEKTKKLIYYAYEHVPYYRNLFNEIGINPEDIREPKDFEKIPILRREDIIENYELFFSDEVKMEKMKTSTTGGSTGIPLKIAMSPQENREIKKWQMLQWWGLDPNVDMASLYRGVPVSGLKKIVLSIINWPQKVIRFDATNMHKENIKAFIAEVIQNKPKLIHGYVGAVDAVADYILEHNIKMPSPETIWLTAAPVTKIQEAKITKAFNAPVCDQYGCSELYFISAECTKKEGLHVFEDSIKLEFVDDYDQAVPKGEYGNIVFTNLEEYGFPLIRYMNGDRGRYLDRQCSCGMSLPLIDKVKGRVSDNIVLPRGEIISGEYLTTIFDDFTDAVKQFQVIQRVDSSIDINIVFSDKEQERHISNYVMNEFNERVQGQVPIRINAIKNIESINGKLKFIIREERTNNNVEKFNKKLDI from the coding sequence ATGAATTTTGCAACGCTACTATTTTTGACTAAATATTCGATAGCTAAACGAGGAGCTATTAGAGATTTTAAACAAGCATTAAAAAATCAATATCTCCCTCCTAAAGATTTGGCATCATTAAATTGGGAAAAAACAAAAAAGTTGATATATTATGCGTATGAGCATGTACCGTATTATAGAAATTTATTTAATGAAATTGGTATAAATCCAGAAGATATTAGAGAACCTAAAGATTTTGAAAAGATTCCTATTCTACGACGTGAAGATATTATAGAAAATTATGAATTGTTTTTTTCAGATGAAGTAAAGATGGAAAAAATGAAAACTTCAACGACAGGTGGAAGTACAGGGATACCCTTAAAAATAGCTATGAGTCCACAAGAAAATAGAGAAATAAAAAAATGGCAGATGCTTCAATGGTGGGGACTAGATCCTAATGTAGATATGGCATCTTTATATAGAGGTGTGCCTGTAAGTGGATTAAAGAAAATAGTATTAAGTATAATTAATTGGCCACAAAAAGTTATTAGATTTGATGCGACAAATATGCATAAAGAAAATATAAAAGCATTCATAGCTGAAGTGATACAAAATAAACCAAAATTGATTCATGGCTATGTAGGTGCAGTTGATGCCGTTGCAGATTATATTTTGGAACACAATATTAAGATGCCTTCTCCTGAAACTATTTGGTTAACTGCTGCACCAGTGACCAAAATACAGGAAGCAAAAATAACAAAAGCGTTTAATGCTCCAGTATGTGATCAATATGGATGTAGTGAACTTTACTTTATTTCTGCAGAGTGTACTAAAAAAGAAGGATTGCATGTATTTGAAGATAGTATAAAATTGGAATTTGTAGATGATTATGATCAAGCAGTTCCTAAAGGTGAATATGGGAATATTGTTTTTACAAATTTAGAAGAATATGGATTCCCACTAATTCGATATATGAATGGAGATAGGGGAAGATATTTAGATAGACAATGCTCTTGTGGTATGTCATTACCCTTGATAGATAAGGTAAAGGGTAGAGTAAGTGATAATATTGTTTTGCCTAGGGGTGAGATTATAAGTGGGGAATACTTGACAACAATTTTTGATGATTTTACGGATGCAGTAAAACAATTTCAAGTGATTCAGAGAGTAGATTCTTCTATTGATATTAATATAGTATTTTCAGATAAAGAACAAGAAAGACATATTTCAAATTATGTTATGAATGAATTTAATGAAAGAGTGCAAGGGCAAGTTCCTATACGAATAAATGCTATAAAAAATATAGAAAGTATTAATGGTAAATTAAAATTTATCATTAGAGAAGAGAGAACAAATAATAATGTTGAAAAATTTAATAAAAAACTGGATATTTAA
- a CDS encoding type II toxin-antitoxin system PemK/MazF family toxin, with protein MFDRGSIYLAKLYPSKGAEPGKTRPVMVLQTNMLNHIGHTTVIVVPLTTKLVEGAYPLRYRIEGRENLLQNSELLCDQIRAIDVKRLIPEKLATLSLREMAEVEQQIQAILEFE; from the coding sequence ATGTTTGACAGAGGATCGATCTATTTGGCAAAACTGTATCCGTCAAAAGGAGCAGAGCCAGGGAAAACCAGACCGGTAATGGTGCTGCAGACCAACATGCTCAACCATATCGGACATACGACTGTGATCGTTGTGCCCCTGACAACAAAGTTGGTAGAGGGGGCATATCCGTTACGTTATCGTATAGAAGGCAGGGAGAACCTGCTGCAAAACTCCGAATTACTCTGTGACCAGATAAGAGCGATCGATGTAAAACGGCTCATCCCCGAAAAACTCGCTACTTTGTCCCTGCGGGAAATGGCAGAGGTTGAACAGCAGATACAGGCGATACTGGAGTTTGAGTGA
- a CDS encoding glycosyltransferase family 4 protein: MHVLMVHNSYAKPSGEEHASQGIADLLEANGHRVSWYRRSSAEIVGSKTGMIKSFFTGIYNPFSVKEIAKVLDETQPDLVQVQNLYPLISPSIMKELKKRKIPVVMRTPNYRLFCPNGLFYTQGKVCESCTTGARELSCITKNCEGSLLKSTGYALRNAFARMSGIITENVDMFITQSQFQKDQFIRFGLSSKNIGILPALPPKINQNIEAKDGEYIAFIGRVSLEKGIENFIEAARKLPQLKFAVAGNYDGLEKLVEKSPKNIHWDGFLSGKELENFYLNSKIIVIPSEWYEGFPNIAVQAMLYGKALICSNIGVFTNFIEDRQNGLLFEPGNTEDLVSKILLLSEDNSLRHTLGQYAQEEARQIYSHESIYKELMQIYEQAKINNEMRS; encoded by the coding sequence ATGCATGTTTTAATGGTACATAACAGTTATGCTAAACCCAGTGGTGAAGAACATGCAAGTCAAGGAATAGCAGATCTTTTGGAAGCAAATGGACATAGGGTGTCTTGGTACCGACGTTCTTCTGCAGAGATAGTTGGTTCTAAAACAGGCATGATAAAATCTTTTTTTACCGGGATATACAATCCATTTTCAGTAAAAGAGATAGCTAAAGTGCTGGATGAGACACAGCCAGACCTTGTACAGGTACAAAACCTATATCCTCTTATCTCTCCTTCCATTATGAAAGAACTGAAAAAAAGAAAGATACCTGTGGTGATGAGAACACCAAACTATAGGCTTTTTTGCCCCAATGGATTGTTTTATACCCAAGGGAAAGTGTGTGAAAGCTGTACAACTGGTGCAAGGGAACTTTCTTGTATTACTAAAAACTGTGAAGGATCCCTTTTGAAAAGTACAGGGTATGCTTTACGTAACGCCTTTGCAAGAATGAGTGGCATAATAACAGAGAATGTAGATATGTTCATTACTCAATCACAATTTCAAAAAGATCAATTTATACGGTTTGGACTGTCTTCAAAAAATATAGGTATTTTACCTGCACTCCCCCCAAAGATAAATCAAAATATTGAAGCTAAAGATGGTGAATATATAGCATTTATAGGACGTGTAAGTTTAGAAAAAGGCATTGAAAATTTTATAGAAGCTGCACGTAAATTGCCTCAGTTAAAATTTGCAGTTGCCGGTAATTATGATGGTCTTGAAAAACTTGTAGAAAAGAGTCCCAAAAATATTCACTGGGATGGTTTTTTAAGTGGCAAGGAACTGGAAAACTTTTATTTAAATTCTAAAATAATAGTCATCCCAAGCGAGTGGTATGAAGGCTTCCCTAACATTGCTGTGCAGGCTATGCTCTATGGAAAAGCTCTAATTTGTTCCAATATAGGTGTTTTTACAAACTTTATCGAAGATAGACAAAATGGATTGCTATTTGAACCGGGCAATACAGAAGATCTGGTATCTAAAATATTGCTATTATCTGAAGATAATAGCTTACGGCATACCCTTGGTCAGTATGCACAAGAAGAAGCACGACAGATCTATAGTCATGAATCCATTTATAAAGAATTGATGCAGATATATGAACAAGCAAAAATCAATAACGAAATGAGAAGTTAA
- a CDS encoding nucleotidyltransferase domain-containing protein, which produces MQKTQKDLNSEHPSTHPYKSKTLNAKSNLSPELLFLIACCKTERSEDDINFILSYLNAERLTLNALIAPANQHGILPLVYKTLKNLSQKDDLRSSLNPQPLVLSTILSELKTHYMSIAQKNIMMSAELLRIMKLLRENHIEALAFKGPALAQMAYGDITLRQYSDLDILVDENDVYKAGELLQKNGFTSPYPLSILENETCMRVDSDFSFTGNANNILIEMHWRLFRKNIGHHLTFEEFSHDRQSIKINGVPITVLSPELHLVYLAVHGSKHAWERIEWIVDLDKFIRNLELNDQKLKEAFDLMQADRAILIGFYLSQRLFQTPVPEWIKKEIESDQEIEKLYDSTIEFLNRGFYTMTQKEKSRAIYLYQQRFFKTSFEKAKYFFATYLSISPNDCLQFPLPDILRFLYIFIKPFRNFQKLWKTKD; this is translated from the coding sequence ATGCAAAAAACCCAAAAAGATCTCAACAGTGAACACCCATCGACCCATCCATACAAATCCAAAACGCTTAACGCTAAAAGTAATCTCTCCCCAGAGTTGCTTTTTTTAATCGCCTGCTGCAAGACAGAACGATCAGAAGATGACATCAACTTCATCCTCTCTTACCTGAACGCTGAACGCTTAACGCTTAACGCTTTGATTGCCCCAGCCAATCAACACGGTATCCTGCCGTTAGTCTACAAAACCCTGAAAAATCTATCGCAAAAGGATGATCTTCGCTCTTCTCTTAATCCTCAACCCTTAGTCCTTAGCACTATTCTCTCTGAACTGAAAACCCATTACATGTCTATTGCACAAAAAAATATAATGATGTCAGCAGAGTTACTTCGTATCATGAAACTGCTCAGAGAGAACCACATCGAAGCCCTCGCATTCAAAGGCCCGGCACTTGCACAGATGGCGTATGGGGACATCACGCTGCGGCAGTACTCCGATCTGGATATTTTGGTAGATGAAAATGATGTGTATAAAGCAGGGGAGCTTTTACAAAAGAATGGTTTCACATCACCGTATCCACTTTCTATTCTCGAAAATGAAACTTGTATGCGTGTTGACAGTGATTTTTCCTTTACCGGCAATGCAAACAATATACTCATCGAAATGCATTGGCGATTGTTTCGAAAAAACATTGGGCATCATTTAACATTTGAAGAGTTTAGTCACGATAGGCAAAGCATAAAGATAAATGGAGTACCCATTACAGTATTATCACCCGAATTACATCTTGTTTATTTGGCAGTGCATGGTTCAAAACATGCATGGGAAAGAATCGAATGGATTGTTGATCTTGACAAGTTTATTAGAAACCTTGAGCTGAATGATCAAAAATTAAAAGAGGCCTTTGATCTTATGCAAGCAGACCGAGCCATTCTTATAGGATTTTACTTAAGTCAAAGATTATTTCAAACTCCTGTACCCGAGTGGATTAAAAAGGAAATAGAATCAGATCAAGAAATTGAAAAACTTTACGACAGCACTATTGAATTTTTAAACAGAGGTTTTTATACCATGACACAAAAAGAGAAATCTCGTGCTATTTATTTGTATCAACAGCGTTTTTTTAAAACTTCTTTTGAAAAAGCTAAATACTTTTTTGCAACATATCTCAGCATAAGCCCCAATGACTGTTTACAGTTCCCTCTACCGGACATACTAAGATTTTTATATATTTTCATAAAACCATTTCGGAACTTTCAAAAATTATGGAAAACTAAAGACTAA
- a CDS encoding WecB/TagA/CpsF family glycosyltransferase, with protein MGYDIFVDDISTINVDAGQKQVINTLNPHSYVTAKEDKFFEEALRSSDVLLPDGSGIVLAAKQVYNEEIQKIAGSDLHIYLLEELNKTGGSVFYMGASQHTLDKIHERIAREYPSVKVGSYSPPFKPEFTDEENAEIIKRVNAFGPDVLFIGMTAPKQEKWLHTHKEKLDFKIASCIGAVFDFYAGTVIRPSQFWIDMHLEWLPRLFKEPKRLWRRNFVSTPLFLLDMFMYRLGMKK; from the coding sequence ATGGGATATGATATATTTGTTGACGATATTTCAACAATCAATGTTGACGCGGGCCAAAAACAGGTGATAAACACACTGAACCCTCACTCTTATGTCACGGCCAAAGAAGATAAATTTTTTGAAGAAGCGCTAAGAAGCTCTGATGTTTTATTGCCAGATGGCAGTGGTATTGTTCTGGCTGCAAAACAAGTATATAATGAAGAAATACAAAAAATTGCAGGTTCAGATTTACATATTTATTTATTGGAAGAATTAAATAAAACCGGAGGTTCAGTTTTTTATATGGGTGCATCACAACACACACTTGACAAGATACATGAGAGGATTGCCAGAGAGTACCCCTCTGTGAAAGTCGGGAGTTACTCCCCACCGTTCAAGCCCGAATTTACAGATGAGGAAAATGCCGAGATCATCAAGAGGGTCAATGCCTTTGGTCCGGATGTACTTTTCATAGGCATGACCGCTCCCAAACAGGAGAAATGGCTACATACACACAAGGAGAAGTTAGATTTCAAGATTGCCTCCTGCATAGGTGCCGTCTTTGACTTCTATGCCGGAACGGTTATCCGCCCCTCACAGTTCTGGATAGATATGCATTTGGAGTGGCTACCCCGACTCTTCAAAGAACCAAAACGGCTTTGGAGAAGAAATTTTGTCTCTACGCCATTATTTTTACTCGATATGTTTATGTATAGACTGGGAATGAAAAAGTAA
- a CDS encoding DNA-binding protein: MKTITLKTDDTFFDKVNTLAKQLHLTKSELIRRSVAEYEIHIKKKAMKEQMREASLRVREANDELVSEFERTVEDGLKDV; the protein is encoded by the coding sequence ATGAAAACCATAACATTGAAAACAGATGATACTTTTTTTGACAAGGTCAATACCCTGGCAAAGCAGCTCCATCTGACAAAAAGCGAACTGATACGCAGATCGGTTGCAGAATATGAGATACATATAAAGAAAAAAGCGATGAAAGAACAGATGAGAGAGGCATCGTTGCGTGTCCGTGAAGCCAATGATGAGCTTGTATCTGAATTTGAGAGAACCGTGGAAGACGGATTGAAAGATGTTTGA
- a CDS encoding nucleotidyl transferase AbiEii/AbiGii toxin family protein, producing MYDFSIQKEMLRAALQLLEEKDLLTHAALGGGTALSAYYWGHRYSTDIDMFIHSKENIAKALRQNQWSSDFLKRIQALGYTNGYKSNPIYTEIAIDNACKIQYFSVVDRTKEPYTKMKLWDMDVAIESIEEIIAKKIYFRASVGNARDLFDIALAVHKKPHILNEINLPFKSIETLFETVTSIKNDADLREEYGNEIDQMNPHGNYKFIAEYTVPYLHLFLESYCAAHHTGIVLEDEDCKEIEMYAYEALGDTNA from the coding sequence ATGTATGATTTCTCGATACAAAAAGAGATGCTTCGGGCCGCACTGCAGCTTTTGGAAGAGAAAGATCTGCTGACACATGCTGCACTGGGTGGAGGCACTGCACTTAGTGCCTACTACTGGGGACACAGATACTCCACAGATATCGATATGTTTATTCATTCAAAAGAAAACATTGCCAAGGCATTGCGACAGAACCAATGGAGTAGTGATTTTTTGAAGCGTATACAGGCGCTTGGATATACCAATGGATATAAGAGCAATCCTATTTATACTGAAATTGCCATAGATAATGCCTGCAAAATCCAATATTTTAGTGTAGTTGACAGAACAAAAGAGCCCTATACCAAAATGAAACTGTGGGATATGGATGTAGCGATCGAATCCATTGAGGAGATCATTGCCAAAAAGATCTATTTCCGTGCCTCTGTCGGAAATGCCCGGGATCTTTTTGATATAGCGTTGGCTGTACATAAAAAACCGCATATTTTGAATGAGATAAATCTTCCCTTCAAATCAATTGAAACCCTGTTTGAAACAGTAACATCTATAAAGAATGATGCAGATCTTCGGGAGGAATATGGAAATGAGATCGACCAAATGAACCCGCATGGCAACTATAAATTCATTGCAGAATATACAGTACCGTACCTCCACCTGTTCCTGGAAAGTTATTGTGCCGCCCATCATACCGGTATTGTTTTGGAAGATGAAGATTGTAAAGAGATAGAAATGTATGCATATGAAGCATTGGGTGATACAAATGCATAA
- a CDS encoding helix-turn-helix domain-containing protein has translation MNIKPIRNEKDYESTLQRVESLMDAAPGSEAFDELEILTTLIENYEAKYYTIDTPDPIEAIKFRMEQEGLKQKDLVSIFGNKVRVSEILNKKRKLTLDMIRNIHESLNIPFESLLNKYDLPNA, from the coding sequence ATGAATATCAAACCCATAAGAAATGAAAAAGATTATGAATCCACGTTGCAAAGGGTTGAGTCTTTAATGGATGCAGCACCCGGAAGCGAAGCGTTTGATGAGCTGGAAATATTGACCACGTTAATAGAAAATTATGAAGCAAAATACTATACCATAGATACGCCTGACCCCATAGAAGCCATAAAATTCAGGATGGAACAGGAAGGATTAAAACAAAAAGACCTGGTAAGTATTTTTGGCAATAAGGTCAGAGTATCAGAAATATTAAATAAAAAGAGAAAATTGACATTGGATATGATACGGAATATTCATGAGAGTTTAAATATCCCTTTTGAGAGCCTGTTAAATAAATATGATTTGCCGAATGCTTAA
- a CDS encoding SGNH/GDSL hydrolase family protein, whose protein sequence is MRLIQEIKEQKQQVKTFLLKLVVFLILVFIIDRLGALFLKEGLYRYFGLDKSAQVLAVGHSHTVLGIDKLLMEKELGVTVAKYARSGANLRDRKVMIEQYFTLHPKSAKIVLYDVDAHLFTEGGLSRNSYQLFYPFMDMPIVKQHILAANPPWQELFLRELFHTSRYNEMLIAQSIRGWLKKWTNYKHGNVNVERLKKEIKSGLSRKITFSKESMSLFMETLDAIKKQGAKVFLVYVPTIDIMNEAEPEKFKMMINKFEQIAKTDKNVYFLNYNEPFSHQHDLFFDPVHLHGEGQRIITEKLIHDIQGMKDDL, encoded by the coding sequence ATGAGATTAATACAAGAAATTAAAGAGCAAAAACAACAGGTAAAAACCTTTTTATTAAAATTGGTTGTATTCTTAATATTGGTATTTATTATAGACCGTCTTGGAGCACTTTTTCTTAAAGAGGGACTTTATAGGTATTTTGGATTAGATAAAAGTGCTCAGGTACTTGCAGTTGGACATTCACATACGGTACTTGGTATCGATAAATTGTTGATGGAAAAAGAGTTAGGTGTGACAGTAGCAAAATATGCACGTTCAGGAGCTAACCTTAGAGACAGGAAAGTGATGATAGAACAGTATTTTACGTTACATCCTAAAAGTGCCAAAATAGTGCTCTATGATGTTGATGCACATTTATTTACAGAAGGTGGATTAAGTCGAAATTCCTACCAATTATTTTATCCATTTATGGATATGCCGATTGTGAAGCAACATATTTTGGCAGCCAATCCTCCATGGCAGGAGCTTTTTCTTAGAGAGCTCTTTCATACGTCCCGTTACAATGAAATGCTCATCGCACAAAGTATAAGAGGTTGGTTAAAAAAATGGACAAACTATAAACATGGCAATGTCAATGTTGAACGTTTAAAAAAAGAAATCAAGAGTGGTTTATCACGAAAAATAACGTTTAGTAAGGAAAGTATGTCCTTGTTTATGGAGACATTAGATGCCATAAAAAAGCAAGGTGCAAAAGTTTTTTTAGTGTATGTCCCAACTATTGACATTATGAATGAAGCAGAACCTGAAAAGTTTAAAATGATGATAAATAAGTTTGAACAGATAGCAAAAACAGATAAAAATGTCTATTTTTTAAACTATAATGAGCCATTTTCACACCAACATGACCTCTTTTTTGACCCGGTACATTTACATGGTGAGGGACAAAGAATTATAACGGAAAAGTTAATCCATGATATTCAGGGGATGAAGGATGACTTATAA
- a CDS encoding MBOAT family O-acyltransferase, which produces MLLVSSYYFYMQWNWKYIFLIVGLTLVNFYAAKYIADNDDEYKKKIGLFTALTISLGVLFFFKYFNFFNEALQDSLGLLSIDYKYDLINIILPVGISFYTFQTLSYTIDVYRKKYAHENSLTRFALYVSYFPQLVAGPIERAGHLLDQFKVRKRFDIRRISDGSKLLLWGLFKKVVIAEQLAIYVDKVYGHPELHSGPTLIMATYFFAFQIYLDFSAYSDMAIGMSKILGYDLMRNFRLPYLATSITDFWRRWHISLTTWFTDYIYIPMGGSRVALPRWIFNIFVVFLISGLWHGAAWTFVIWGLLHAFYYLVQIIWTKIHERYKISYKISHWISTPFKIFLTFNAVAFGWIFFRASSLSDAWTIVQKIFTEYDGVLYWGSSQVQTYLAIFFLMVFYIIQILQHYGYVTLYFSKSKFSLPIRWLSYLAMIFGLTLFGISDTAFIYFQF; this is translated from the coding sequence ATGTTGCTGGTAAGTAGTTACTACTTTTACATGCAGTGGAACTGGAAATATATTTTTCTTATTGTAGGTTTAACTCTTGTCAATTTTTATGCGGCAAAATACATAGCCGATAACGATGATGAGTATAAAAAGAAGATAGGTTTGTTTACAGCATTGACAATATCGCTTGGTGTACTTTTTTTCTTTAAGTATTTTAATTTTTTCAATGAAGCATTGCAGGATAGTTTAGGACTTTTATCTATTGATTACAAGTATGATTTGATCAATATTATATTACCTGTAGGGATCTCTTTTTATACTTTCCAAACACTTAGTTATACTATTGATGTTTATCGGAAAAAATATGCCCATGAAAATAGTTTAACTCGATTTGCACTGTATGTTTCTTATTTTCCACAGTTGGTTGCTGGCCCTATTGAGCGTGCGGGGCATCTTTTAGACCAGTTCAAAGTAAGAAAGCGTTTTGATATTCGGCGTATAAGTGATGGTTCTAAACTATTGCTCTGGGGATTATTTAAAAAGGTGGTTATTGCTGAGCAGTTAGCCATATATGTTGATAAAGTTTATGGACATCCAGAACTCCACTCTGGTCCGACATTGATTATGGCAACATACTTCTTTGCCTTTCAAATTTATTTAGATTTTTCGGCATACTCAGATATGGCAATCGGAATGTCTAAGATATTGGGTTATGATCTGATGCGAAATTTCCGCTTACCTTATCTGGCCACATCGATAACAGATTTTTGGAGACGATGGCATATCTCTTTGACAACGTGGTTCACAGATTATATTTATATACCTATGGGTGGAAGCAGAGTTGCATTACCACGGTGGATATTCAATATTTTTGTGGTCTTCCTCATAAGTGGTTTATGGCATGGCGCAGCATGGACATTTGTCATCTGGGGATTACTGCATGCATTTTACTATCTTGTACAGATCATATGGACAAAAATACATGAAAGATATAAGATATCCTATAAAATTTCACATTGGATAAGTACACCTTTTAAAATCTTTTTAACATTCAATGCGGTTGCGTTTGGATGGATATTTTTTAGAGCTTCTTCTTTATCGGATGCTTGGACCATTGTTCAGAAAATTTTTACTGAGTATGATGGTGTGTTGTATTGGGGAAGTTCTCAGGTGCAAACCTATTTGGCAATCTTCTTCCTGATGGTATTTTATATTATCCAAATTTTACAACATTATGGATATGTGACACTCTACTTCTCCAAGTCAAAATTTTCATTACCCATACGTTGGTTATCATATCTGGCCATGATCTTTGGATTGACCTTGTTTGGTATTAGTGATACAGCTTTTATTTATTTTCAATTTTAG
- a CDS encoding type II toxin-antitoxin system HigB family toxin, which produces MRVISKRTLKAFYAQAHYSDSQSALEAWHHEVLKVVWNNPNEIKAQYKSASIVGDNKVVFNICGNKYRLIVKINYMAGIVFIKFIGTHKQYDKIRIEEL; this is translated from the coding sequence ATGAGAGTTATTTCAAAAAGAACACTTAAAGCGTTTTATGCCCAAGCACATTATTCAGACAGCCAGTCAGCGCTTGAAGCTTGGCATCATGAAGTTTTGAAAGTAGTCTGGAATAATCCAAATGAGATTAAAGCACAATATAAAAGTGCCAGTATTGTCGGAGACAATAAAGTCGTTTTTAATATCTGCGGAAACAAATACAGATTGATCGTCAAGATCAACTATATGGCAGGCATTGTTTTCATAAAGTTCATAGGAACACATAAACAATATGACAAGATTAGAATTGAGGAGTTATGA
- a CDS encoding type II toxin-antitoxin system Phd/YefM family antitoxin, with protein MQPILANYTASITELKKSPTQLLEKAGSEAVAILNHNIASAYLVPSELYEKMMDIIDDYHLSQVVEERLNDGEEPIRVSIDDL; from the coding sequence ATGCAACCTATATTGGCAAACTATACAGCAAGTATTACAGAACTCAAAAAGTCTCCTACGCAGCTTTTGGAAAAGGCAGGCAGTGAAGCGGTAGCGATTCTCAATCATAATATTGCCAGTGCCTATCTGGTACCTAGTGAACTTTATGAGAAAATGATGGATATTATTGATGACTATCATCTTTCTCAAGTCGTAGAAGAGCGCTTGAATGACGGAGAAGAGCCCATTAGAGTTTCTATCGATGATTTATGA
- a CDS encoding DUF2442 domain-containing protein produces the protein MSILIQNEPLAYDIKFNDDELMVFLKDGRTLNVPLVWYPSLENATKEELENYELLGDGEGIHWIDLDEDLSIKGFFQGIPMSEGEVA, from the coding sequence ATGAGTATTTTAATACAAAATGAACCTTTGGCATATGATATAAAATTCAATGACGATGAACTTATGGTCTTTTTAAAAGATGGCAGAACACTCAACGTTCCGTTGGTTTGGTATCCTTCATTGGAAAATGCAACGAAAGAAGAGCTGGAAAATTATGAACTTCTTGGAGATGGTGAAGGGATACATTGGATAGATCTGGATGAAGATTTGAGTATCAAGGGGTTTTTTCAGGGGATTCCTATGAGTGAAGGTGAAGTGGCATAA